The Sandaracinus amylolyticus genomic interval TCGGCGCGCATCTCGGGGAAGACCTCGCGCACGATCGCGGTCTCCATCCACGTCGCGAACGCCTCGTTCAGCCAGAGGTCGTCCCACCACGCCATCGTGACGAGGTTGCCGAACCACTGGTGCGCGAGCTCGTGCGCCATCACGAACGCGAACCCGCGGCGCTGCGCGATCGGCGCGTCCGCGCTCAAGAGGAGCAGGTTGTCGCGGAACGTGACGAGGCCCGCGTTCTCCATCGCGCCCGCCGAGAAGTCGGGCACGGCGACGATGTCGAGCTTGTCGAACGGATACGGAGTCCCGAAGTAGCCCTCGAGCGCCGCGAGGATGCGCGGCGTGTGCTGCATCGCGAACGCGAGATCCCCGCCGCGACCGCGCACCGCGAGGCCTCGCAGCGCGAGCGGCTGCGCGCGCACCGCGTTCGCCGGGATCGTCGCCTCGACCACGTCGAGCGGACCGACCGCCCACGCGACGAGGTACGTCGGCAGCGGCTCGGTCGGTGCGAAGCGCACGCGGCGCACGCCGTTCTCCTCGCTGCTCTCGAGCTCGCGGCTGTTCGCGAACGCGCCCTGTCCCGCGGGCACGACGAGCGTCACGTCGTACGGCGTCTTGAAGCGCGGCTCGTCGAAGCTCGGGAACGCCTTGCGCGCCGCGAGCGCCTCGAACTGCGTGAACGCGTACGCGTCCTCGCCGACGCGCACGCGGTAGAGCCCCTCGAGCGTCTGATCGAAGGGCGCGGTCCACGCGAAGTGCAGCCGCGCCTCGCCGGGCTCGATCGCGCGCTCGAGCACGATGCGCGCGACGCCTTCTTCCGCGTCGACCTGCTCCCAGCGCGCGGCGATCGCCTCGCCACCGACGATCGCGTGAGCGTCGGTCACGTCGAGGCTCTGGCCGTGGATCCAAATGGCGCTCGTGCGCTCGGTGACGCGCACGTCGATGTCCGCTTCGCCCGAGAAGCGATCCTGCGCGGGGGTGATCGAGAGCGTGAGCGTGTAGCGCGTCGGCGCGACCGTCTCGGGCAGTCGCGAGGGTGCGCGCTCGATGGAGACCGCCTCGCCGATCTCACCGCCGCTCGCGGTGGATCCTTCGGTGGTCGTCGTTGTCGTGCTCGGCGACGAACCGCATGCCGCCAGCGAGAGAGCGAGAGAAACGAGAGCGAATCGCCGCATGGCGGCCATATAGCAGAGCGGCTCGATCGGCTACCATCGCCGGCCATGCATCGCGTCGCGCTCGCTGTGATCGTCCTCGCGGCCTCGCTGGTCGTCGCCTCGCGCGTCGAGGCGCAGGCTCCACCCGCGTCGGCCGAGTACCTCGGTCACGTCGGGCGCGGCATCGTCGCGATGAGCGCGGGCGATCGCGGCTCGGCGATCACCGCGTTCCGACAAGCCGCGCAGCTCCAGCCCGCGCGGCCGGAAGCGGTCTGCCACATCGCGGAGGTCGAGCGCATCGACGGCGATCTCGCGGCCGCGCTGCAGGGCTACCAAGCGTGCCTCGAGGTCGCGCGCGCCGCGAACGATGCGCGCTGGACCGCGCGCGCCCTGCACGGCGTCGCATCGACGCTCGAGCGCATGCCCGATCGCCGCGCCGACGCGCGCGTCGCGTGGCAGGAATACGTCAGGTTCGCCGACGGCGCGGCCGCGATCGCGTCGCCCGCGGTGGGCCGCGCGCGCATGAGCGCCATCGACGCGATCACCGAGCTCGATCGCACCAGCGCGGAAGTGGCGCAGCGCATCCGCGAGCGCGCCGCGGCGGCGACGCCGCGTTGAGCACCGGGTGTGGCGCGCGGGACATCGCGCCACGCTCGACGATCAGGCAGCTACCGAGCGCTCGCGCCGTGCGTTAGGTGCTCGTGCTCGCGATGCCGTACCGCACGTTCGCCCGCAGCGCTCTGCGCGCCGTCCTCGCGTCGCCCGAGCCGCTCCTGCGCTCGATGCTCGGCGAGCTCCCGCGCAACGATCGCGGTCACGAGCTCGATCTCGGCGTCGGCGCGTTCCTGCGCGGCGTCGCGGCCCAGCGCCCGAAGACGAGCTCGCGCCCGCTCGCGCACCTGCGCCACGAGATGGATCATCGCGCGCCGCTCGCCGACTTCGCGCGATGTGCGCTGCATCGCGTGCACGAGCGCGACGTCGAGATCCCCGGCGTCGGCCACTCGATCCCGGTGCGCGTGTACGAGCCCGGCCCGCCCACCGCGACGCCGCGCCCCATCGTCGTCTACTTCCACGGCGGCGGCTTCTGCATCGGCAGCCTGCGCTCGCACGACGGCCTCTGCAGCCGCATCGCGCGCCGCGCCGACTGCATCGTGGTCGCGGTCGAGTACCGCCTCGCGCCCGAGCACCGCTTCCCGGCGGCGGTCGAGGACGCGCTCGCCGCGTTCCGCTGGACCGCGGAGCACGCGCACGAGCTCGGCGGCGATCGTCATCGCGTCGCGGTCGCGGGCGACAGCGCGGGCGGCAACCTCGCGGCGGTGGTCGCGTGGCACGAGCGCGGTCGCGATCCTCGCCCGTGCTTCCAGCTCCTCGTGTACCCGGTGACCGACTGGGCGCACGACACCGAGTCGTATCGCCTCTTCGCCGAGGGCTTCCTCCACGAGGCCGACGCGATGATGTTCTTCCGCGAGAACTACCTCGGCGGATGCGCGGTGTCGGCGGCGGACCCGATGGCCTCGGTGCTGCACGCGCCCTGCGTGCGCGGCGCGCCGCGCGCGCACGTCGTCACCGCGGGGTTCGATCCGCTGCGCGACGAGGGCGAGCGCTACGCGCGCAAGCTCGAAGCAGCGGGCGTGCACGTCGATCTCCAGTGCGAGGAGTCGCTGGTGCACGGCTTCTTCTCGCTGGGCGGCATCCTGCACACGTCGCGGCGCGCCATCGATCGTGCGATCGACGCGCTCGCGCGCGGCATGCGCGCCTGACGCTCACGTCGATCGCGGCACATCGCCCCGCATCGCGGCGCACGATCTCGTGAAATCCGTGATCGAGCGCTCTCGTGCGGTGGGCACGTGCGCTGCACTCACAGTGCGTGGATGAAGGTCCTCGTCACGAGCTCACGCTTCCCGCACGCGCTCTGCGAGATCCGTCACTTCGGCGAGCAGGGCCACACCGTGTACGCGGCCGACACGTTCGCGACCGCGCCGGGCAGTCACTCGCGGTACGTCGCCGAGAGCTTCGTGACCGCGTCACCGACGTTCGAGACCGCGCGCTACGTCGACGACGTCGCGGAGATCGTGCGCTCGCGCGGCGTCGATCTCGTCGTGCCGGCGTTCGAAGAGGCGCTCTATCTCGCGGAGCACCGCGCGCGCATCCCTGCGCCGATCTTCTGCCCGTCGCTCGAGACGCTCGCGCGCCTGCACGACAAGCATCGCTTCGTCGAGCTCTCGCGCTCGCTCGGGATGCCGGTGCCGCGCACGATCGTCGTGCGCAGCCCGCGCGAGCTGCGCCGCGCGATCGACGAGCTGCCCGAGTACATCGCGCGCGCCGCGTACTCGCGCGGCGGCGTGACGCTGCTGACCAACAGCGGTCCGCTCGCGGGGCGCGTGCCGATCGATGCGTGTCACCCGACGCCGCTGCAGCCCTGGATCGTGCAGGAGTTCGTGCACGGCACGGACGTGTGCAGCTTCAGCGTCGCGCAGCACGGGCGCATCGTCGCGCACTGCGCGTACGAGCACCCGAAGACGATCGAGCACGCGGGCGGGATCCTCTTCGAGTCGATCGACGAGCCCGAGTCGCTCGCGCTCGCGCGCCGCTACGCCGAGGCGCTGAAGTACCACGGGCAGCTCTCGTTCGACTTCATGCGCACGTCGCGCGGGCTCGTGCTCCTCGAGTGCAACCCGCGCCCGACCGCGGGTGTGTTCATGATGGGCGCGGAGGATCTCTGCGACGCCGTGCTCGGCCGGGTGAACGGCAAGGGCCCGCGCATCGTGCCGCCCGGCGTGAAGCGCCAGATCGCGGTCGCGATCATGCGCGACATGGTGCGCAACTGGCGCGAGATCCCGACCGACCTCGCGGTGCTCTTCTCGGGCATCGAGGACGTGTACGCGGCGCCCGGCGACGCGATGCCGGCGCTCTATTCGCTTCTCTCGTACGGACAGGTGCGCGCGTACCGGCGGCACCTCGCGCGACGTGGTCGTGACGTGAGCGATCTGGTCGCGGCGCAGTTCTTCGACGTGCTCTGGGACGGAACGCGGAGGAGCTGAGATGAGCGCGAGCGAGACGACGTTCGACGTACCCGGGGTGCCCTTCGACGACCTCGGCCCGCGCCGCGTGGTGGTGCTCCACGATCCCGGGGCGC includes:
- a CDS encoding alpha/beta hydrolase, which translates into the protein MPYRTFARSALRAVLASPEPLLRSMLGELPRNDRGHELDLGVGAFLRGVAAQRPKTSSRPLAHLRHEMDHRAPLADFARCALHRVHERDVEIPGVGHSIPVRVYEPGPPTATPRPIVVYFHGGGFCIGSLRSHDGLCSRIARRADCIVVAVEYRLAPEHRFPAAVEDALAAFRWTAEHAHELGGDRHRVAVAGDSAGGNLAAVVAWHERGRDPRPCFQLLVYPVTDWAHDTESYRLFAEGFLHEADAMMFFRENYLGGCAVSAADPMASVLHAPCVRGAPRAHVVTAGFDPLRDEGERYARKLEAAGVHVDLQCEESLVHGFFSLGGILHTSRRAIDRAIDALARGMRA